Proteins from a genomic interval of Diprion similis isolate iyDipSimi1 chromosome 10, iyDipSimi1.1, whole genome shotgun sequence:
- the LOC124411741 gene encoding cleavage and polyadenylation specificity factor subunit 1 isoform X1: protein MYSICKSTHPATGVEHAITCCFFTQTEKCLVVAGANIIRAFRLIPDVDGTKKEKYTESRPPKMKLECLAQYTLHGNIMSMQAVRLVGSQRDSLLLSFRDAKLSVVEYDLDTHDLRTVSLHYFEEEEMRDGWTNHHHIPMVRVDPEGRCAVMLVYGRKLVVLPFRKDPIIDDGDLLEAPKSSSSHKTPILSSYMIVLKTLEEKMDNIIDLQFLHGYYEPTLLILYEPVRTFAGRIAVRQDTCAMVAISLNIQQKVHPIIWSVSNLPFDCCQAVAVRKPLGGTLIMAVNSLIYLNQSIPPYGVSLNSMAETSTNFPLKPQEGVKMSLEGAQVAFISSDRLVISLKSGELYVLSLFADSMRSVRGFHFDKAAASVLTSCVCTYEDNYLFLGSRLGNSLLLRFTEKEPENLTTTTTTTQREEITLDTDDENLDSGSGNESKDRNVHNDTDEIDDDGDDNNDENNGETPAKKLKQDYLGDWMASDVLDIKDPEELEVYGNEMQASIQITSYIFEVCDSLLNIGPCGNISMGEPAFLSEEFSHNQDPDVELVTTSGYGKNGALCVLQRSVRPQVVTTFELPGCEDMWTVIGAVNIDEQAKAEADGTHAFLILSHEDSTMILQTGQEINEVDQSGFSTQGTTVFAGNLGANKYIVQVTQLGVRLMQGLEQIQHIPMDLGCPIVHASCADPYITLLSEDGQVMLLTLKETRGAARLHIHPANLLFRPQIDTLCAYRDVSGIFTTHHPDDTDDTDSREEKVIEEPILAGSVDDEDDLLYGDAPAFQMPIPPRTKTQDETNKKSPWWQKSLQEVKPTYWLLVYRYSGTLEIYSLPELRLCYLIRNFGYGQYVLHDSMESTTLQMSQTNEIPCPEMQVREILMVSLGHHGSRPMLLVRMDSEIQIYQAYRYPKGHLKLRFKKLEHSMIPGQIRPKPKEESEPNISTTRVSMMRYFSNIAGYNGVFICGGYPHWVFLTGRGELRAHPMGIDGAITSFAPFNNVNCPQGFLYFNGKEELRICVLPTHLSYDAPWPVRKVPLRCTPHFVTYHLESKTYCVITSIAEPLKSYYKFNGEDKEYTEEERDERFLYPAQDQFSIVLFSPVSWETIPNTKIELDQWEHVTCLKNVSLAYEGTRSGLKGYIVLGTNYNYGEDITSRGRILIFDIIEVVPEPGQPLTKNRFKQIYAKEQKGPITAITQVSGFLVSAVGQKIYIWQLKDNDLVGVAFIDTQIYIHQMLSIKSLILVADVYKSISLLRFQEEYRTLSLVSRDFRPAEVYTIEYLIDNNNLGFFVADGEYNLALFMYQPESRESLGGQKLIRKADFHLGQKVNTFFRIRCKLANPGNDRKHFTGADRRHITMYATLDGSLGYVLPVPEKTYRRLLMLQNVLVSHISHTAGLNPKAYRTYKSYIRMQGNPARGIIDGDLVWKYLLLPNNEKIDVAKKIGTRVQEIIEDITDIDRQTGHF, encoded by the exons ATGTATTCAATTTGCAAAAGCACGCACCCAGCTACGGGTGTGGAACACGCGATCACCTGCTGCTTCTTTACTCAAACAGAAAAATGCCTCGTTGTAGCTGGAGCGAACATCATCAGAGCTTTCCGTTTAATACCGGACGTCGACGGCaccaagaaagaaaaatacacag AATCGCGACCACCAAAAATGAAACTGGAATGTCTCGCCCAATACACACTACACGGCAACATAATGTCCATGCAGGCCGTTCGCCTTGTAGGATCCCAAAGGGATTCTCTTCTCCTGAGCTTCAGAGACGCTAAACTTTCAGTTGTTGAATATGACTTGGATACTCATGATCTGCGCACAGTATCGTTGCATTACTTCGAGGAGGAAGAGATGCGG GACGGCTGGACAAATCACCACCATATACCTATGGTCAGAGTGGATCCCGAGGGACGATGTGCAGTCATGCTAGTTTATGGCCGGAAATTGGTAGTCCTTCCCTTTCGCAAAGATCCGATTATCGATGATGGTGATCTGCTTGAAGCCCCCAagtcatcatcatcacatAAAACTCCAATCTTATCCTCGTACATGATTGTCCTGAAAACATTAGAGGAAAAAATGGACAACATAAtagatttgcaatttttgcacGGATATTATGAGCCGACTTTGTTGATCCTTTATGAACCAGTCAGGACATTTGCAGG GCGAATCGCGGTCAGGCAAGATACCTGCGCTATGGTTGCAATATCCTTAAATATCCAGCAGAAAGTTCATCCAATTATTTGGTCCGTATCAAATCTGCCTTTTGATTGCTGTCAGGCAGTTGCCGTGAGAAAACCACTTGGTGGAACTCTCATCATGGCTGTAAATTCTCTGATATATCTTAATCAGAGTATCCCGCCATACGGTGTATCACTGAATAGCATGGCAGAAACCAGCACCAACTTTCCGCTTA AGCCCCAGGAGGGTGTTAAAATGAGCTTGGAAGGTGCCCAGGTGGCATTCATATCCTCCGATCGTTTGGTCATATCATTGAAGAGCGGTGAATTGTATGTTCTGTCCCTTTTCGCAGACAGCATGCGATCTGTTCGTGGTTTTCATTTTGACAAGGCTGCTGCGAGTGTGTTAACGTCATGT GTCTGCACATATGAAGACAATTATCTGTTTCTTGGTTCTCGGCTTGGAAATTCATTACTGTTGAGGTTCACGGAGAAAGAGCCTGAGAACcttacaacaacaacaacgaccaCTCAAAGAGAGGAGATAACCCTGGACACTGATGACGAAAACCTTGACAGTGGAAGTGGTAATGAAAGTAAAGATCGGAATGTTCACAATGATACTGATGAAATTGATGACGAtggtgatgataataatgatgaaaataacgGTGAGACGCCTGCTAAGAAACTGAAACAAGACTATCTTGGTGATTGGATGGCATCCGATGTATTAGATATCAAAGATCCTGAAGAGCTTGAAGTTTATGGTAATGAAATGCAAGCCTCTATTCAAATAACATCATACATTTTCGAG gtCTGCGACAGTTTGTTGAATATAGGACCTTGCGGAAATATATCTATGGGAGAGCCCGCCTTTTTATCCGAAGAATTTTCCCACAATCAAGATCCTGACGTTGAACTAGTCACGACTTCAGGATATGGCAAAAATGGAGCTCTCTGTGTTCTACAACGTTCTGTCCGACCTCAA GTTGTCACTACTTTTGAACTACCTGGGTGCGAAGATATGTGGACTGTGATAGGAGCTGTTAACATCGATGAACAAGCCAAAGCAGAGGCGGATGGAACCCAtgcttttttgattttaagtCACGAAGATTCCACAATG ATTTTGCAAACGGGCCAAGAAATCAACGAAGTGGATCAGAGCGGCTTCAGTACTCAAGGCACAACAGTATTTGCTGGAAATCTTGGGGCAAATAAATACATTGTTCAAGTCACACAATTAGGTGTTAGACTAATGCAGGGACTGGAACAG ATTCAACACATACCCATGGATCTTGGTTGTCCCATCGTACACGCCAGCTGTGCTGATCCATATATAACACTTCTCTCAGAAGATGGTCAAGTGATGTTGTTAACGCTCAAAGAAACCAGAGGTGCGGCGCGACTGCATATTCATCCTGCTAATCTTCTATTT AGACCACAGATCGATACCCTCTGTGCGTACAGAGACGTTAGTGGCATATTCACAACCCACCATCCTGACGATACTGACGACACTGATTCCagggaagaaaaagtaatcgaGGAGCCTATCCTTGCTGGAAGCGTTGATGACGAAGACGATTTGCTGTACGGTGATGCTCCCGCGTTTCAAATGCCAATTCCTCCTCGTACCAAAACTCAGGATGAAACTAACAAAAAATCTCCGTG GTGGCAAAAGTCCCTCCAAGAAGTAAAACCCACATATTGGCTACTGGTTTATCGATACAGCGGTACCCTAGAAATTTACTCTCTTCCAGAACTAAGATTATGTTATCTTATTCGTAATTTTGGATATGGACAATACGTTTTACACGACAGCATGGAATCTACAACCCTGCAAATGTCCCAAACGAATGAAATTCCTTGTCCTGAGATGCAG gTGCGAGAAATTCTAATGGTTTCACTTGGTCATCATGGGAGCAGGCCTATGCTACTCGTTAGGATGGATTCGGAAATACAAATTTATCAAGCATACAGATATCCCAAAGGACACTTGAAGCTGcgattcaaaaaattagaacATTCCATGATACCAGGGCAGATAAG GCCAAAGCCCAAGGAGGAAAGTGAACCTAACATAAGCACAACCAGAGTCAGTATGATGCGGTACTTCAGCAATATTGCTGGATACAACGGAGTGTTTATCTGTGGGGGATACCCACATTGGGTATTTCTTACAGGAAGAGGCGAATTACGAGCACACCCTATGGGTATTGACGGAGCCATAACATCATTTGCACCATTCAATAATGTCAACTGCCCACAAGGCTTTCTTTACTTCAATGGGAAG gaaGAGCTAAGAATTTGTGTTTTGCCTACACATTTGTCATATGACGCTCCTTGGCCAGTGAGAAAAGTCCCGCTACGCTGTACTCCACATTTCGTCACTTATCATCTTGAGAGTAAAACGTATTGCGTCATAACAAGTATAGCAGAACCTTTGAAAAGTTATTACAAATTCAATGGTGAAGATAAG GAATATACAGAGGAAGAGCGTGATGAACGATTCCTATACCCGGCCCAAGACCAGTTCAGCATAGTTTTGTTTTCCCCTGTTTCTTGGGAGACGATTCCTAATACCAAAATAGAACTGGATCAATGGGAACACGTTACGTgcctgaaaaatgtttcactaGCTTATGAAGGGACGAGATCTGGTCTAAAGGGTTACATTGTACTTGGAACTAACTACAATTATGGTGAAGATATAACCAGCAGGGGAAGG ATACTCatatttgatattatcgaAGTGGTGCCAGAGCCCGGACAGCCTTTGACAAAGAATCGATTCAAACAAATTTATGCAAAGGAACAAAAGGGTCCAATCACGGCTATAACTCAAGTTTCAGGTTTTCTAGTATCAGCTGTAGGACAAAAG ATTTATATATGGCAACTCAAAGATAATGACTTGGTCGGGGTTGCCTTCATCGATACGCAAATATACATTCATCAAATGCTAAGCATTAAGAGTTTGATACTAGTCGCAGATGTTTACAAATCTATCAGTTTGCTAAGATTCCAAGAAGAATACAGAACATTGTCCCTTGTCAGCAGA GATTTCCGACCAGCAGAAGTTTACACAATAGAATACTTGATTGACAATAACAACTTGGGATTTTTTGTTGCTGATGGTGAATATAACTTGGCATTGTTTATGTATCAGCCAGAGTCTAGGGAAAGCCTTGGAGgtcaaaaattgattagaaaaGCTGATTTCCATTTAGGGCAAAAAGTCAATACCTTTTTTCGCATAAGATGCAAACTTGCCAATCCAGGCAATGACCGAAAGCATTTTACTGGAGCTGATAGAAGACATATTACTATGTACG cTACACTGGATGGAAGTTTGGGCTACGTACTTCCGGTACCAGAAAAAACTTATCGACGACTGCTGATGCTACAAAATGTTCTCGTTTCTCACATTTCACATACAGCGGGATTAAACCCCAAAGCTTACAG AACTTATAAAAGCTACATTAGGATGCAAGGAAATCCTGCCAGGGGTATTATTGACGGTGACTTGGTTTGGAAATATCTCTTATTACCCAACAATGAGAAGATAGATGTTGCTAAAAAAATAGGTACACGAGTACAGGAGATAATTGAGGATATCACGGACATTGATCGTCAAACGGGTCACTTTTGA